CAACTGCAGCTTCCTCGAAACCGCCTGGCTGCTGATGTTTGGCGAGCTGCCCACCCGCGACGAACTTACGCACTTCTCAAAGCTCATCGACGACTACGCCGAGGTCGACGCCTCCGTCCTCCACGCGATCGACGGCTTCCCCGACAACGGCCACCCGATGGCCAAGCTCGCCGCGTCGATCCACGCCGCGAGCTGCTGCCACGAAGGCCTCGCCAAGGTCAAGGGCGACGCCGGCTTCCTCGAAGCCGCCGCCCGGCTGATCTCGCAGTGCCGCACCCTCGCCGCCGCGGGCTACAAGGACGCGATCAACAAGATGCCCGTCCCGCCCCAGCGCGGGCTCGCCTACGCCTCCCAGTTCCTGCACATGATGTTCACCGTCGATGGCCGGCAGGCCAACCTCGACGACGACCTCGTCGAGGCCGTGGACCTGATCCTCATCCTCCACGCCGACCACGAGCAGAACTGCTCGACCTCCACCGTCCGCATGGTCGGCTCGTCGGGCGCGAACATGTTCGCCTCCTGCTCGGCCGGCGTCAGCGCGCTGTGGGGGCCTAAGCACGGCGGGGCCAACGTCGCCGTCCTCGAACAGCTCGCCCGCATCCACGAGTCCGACCTCGATGTCCCCGGCTTCATCGACAAGGTCAAGAACAAGGAGGACGTGCTCTACGGCTTTGGCCACGCGGTCTACAAGTCGTTCGACCCCCGGGCGCAGGTCTTGAAGAAGTCGGCCGACAAGGTGCTCGCCAAGCTCGGCGTCGATGACCCGCTGCTCGATATCGCCAAGCAGCTCGAGTCGGCCGCGCTCGAGGACGACTACTTCAAGTCGCGCAACCTCTACCCCAACGTCGACTTCTACTCCGGCATCATCATGCGGGCGCTGGGCATCCCCGAGGACATGTTCACGGTCATCTTCGCCCTGGGCCGGATGCCCGGCTGGATCGCGAACTGGAAAGAGGTGCTCGACCAGAAGTCCCGCATCTACCGCCCGCGCCAAGTCTACACCGGCCCGACCGAGCGGAAGGTCACCCCGATCATGCAGCGCGGCTAAGCGACGCTCCCCGTCGGGTGGGTGCAGCGAGTCCGCGAGCGCAACCCGCCACGCGCTACCATTTGTTAGACAACACCCCCTCAAGCCCACGGCTTGCCGTCTGCGGTACGCCGCAGGATCGCGGCGTCCTGTGGCTCTCGCGACCCGGGCCCTCCCCGCGCACACCTTTCCACCCCCTTGGCGTCCCCCGCACCGCTTGGTAGGATGCTACCGTGCCTGCTACGCGGCGGGCCGTGTACCGTCTCAATCCCGACCGTCTTGGATCAAGTCCGATCCCACCCTTGAGGGGCCAAACCATGAAACGATTCTCTCTATCACTGCTCGCGCTGATGCTGATGACGTCGCTCGTCGGCTGTGGCGGCTCGTCCGTCTCGCTGCCCGAGTCCGCCATCACCGAAGACTGCTACGCCATCCAGTGGTTCGACACCAAGGCGATGAGCCCCGACATGGCCAAGGACATGATCCGTGGCATCGCCGACGACATGTCCGACGACCAGCCCAAGGCCCGTCTTTGGATGTCCGCCCGCGCCGACATGGTCGAGTCCAGCTACGAAGAACGCTGGGACGCCTTTACCGAGGCCGGCGGCAT
The sequence above is a segment of the Phycisphaeraceae bacterium D3-23 genome. Coding sequences within it:
- a CDS encoding citrate synthase, which produces MTEAIASDSAKLTVGDQQIDLPVFAGSEGERSIDITKLRGETGYITLDPGYRNTGSVASDITFINGEKGILRYRGYSIEDVCGNCSFLETAWLLMFGELPTRDELTHFSKLIDDYAEVDASVLHAIDGFPDNGHPMAKLAASIHAASCCHEGLAKVKGDAGFLEAAARLISQCRTLAAAGYKDAINKMPVPPQRGLAYASQFLHMMFTVDGRQANLDDDLVEAVDLILILHADHEQNCSTSTVRMVGSSGANMFASCSAGVSALWGPKHGGANVAVLEQLARIHESDLDVPGFIDKVKNKEDVLYGFGHAVYKSFDPRAQVLKKSADKVLAKLGVDDPLLDIAKQLESAALEDDYFKSRNLYPNVDFYSGIIMRALGIPEDMFTVIFALGRMPGWIANWKEVLDQKSRIYRPRQVYTGPTERKVTPIMQRG